A genome region from Prochlorococcus marinus CUG1417 includes the following:
- a CDS encoding RpoD/SigA family RNA polymerase sigma factor, with amino-acid sequence MSTETLSENKLTAISTLKASNDVDLVRSYLRDIGRVPLLSHEQEITLGRQVQEYMQVERAELEIYELTGDKPSIEELSSKLNLTTSIIKKRLRAGQRAKERMVAANLRLVVSVAKKYTKRNMELLDLIQEGTIGLVRGVEKFDPARGYKFSTYAYWWIRQGITRAIAEKSRAIRLPIHITEMLNKLKKGQRELSQELSRTPTVSELAKYVELPEEDVKDLMCKAGQPVSLETKVGDGEDTVLLDLLAGGEDLPDEQIEMDCMRGDLHSLLHQLPDLQCRVLRMRYGMDGDEPMSLTGIGRVLGISRDRVRNLERDGLRGLRRLSDNVEAYFIS; translated from the coding sequence ATGTCTACCGAAACATTAAGTGAGAATAAATTGACAGCAATATCGACTTTAAAAGCTAGTAATGATGTTGATCTAGTCAGATCTTATTTGAGAGATATAGGGAGAGTTCCACTATTATCTCATGAGCAAGAAATTACTCTTGGTAGGCAGGTCCAAGAATATATGCAAGTTGAAAGGGCAGAATTGGAAATTTATGAATTAACAGGAGATAAGCCAAGTATCGAGGAATTATCAAGCAAATTAAATTTAACCACTTCCATAATAAAAAAAAGATTGAGAGCAGGGCAGAGAGCTAAAGAAAGAATGGTTGCAGCTAACTTAAGGTTAGTAGTAAGTGTTGCAAAAAAATACACTAAAAGAAACATGGAATTACTAGATCTAATCCAAGAGGGAACGATAGGACTGGTAAGAGGGGTAGAAAAATTTGATCCAGCTAGAGGTTACAAGTTCTCGACTTACGCATACTGGTGGATTCGACAGGGTATTACTAGAGCAATAGCGGAAAAAAGTAGGGCAATTAGGCTACCAATTCACATTACTGAAATGTTAAATAAGTTGAAAAAAGGTCAAAGAGAGTTAAGTCAAGAACTTTCTAGAACCCCTACAGTAAGCGAACTTGCTAAATATGTTGAACTCCCTGAGGAAGACGTTAAAGATTTGATGTGTAAAGCAGGGCAGCCAGTTAGTCTTGAAACTAAAGTAGGTGATGGTGAAGACACCGTTTTATTAGATTTACTAGCAGGTGGTGAGGATTTGCCTGATGAACAAATAGAAATGGACTGCATGAGAGGTGATCTTCATTCTCTTTTGCATCAATTACCAGACCTACAATGTAGGGTTTTAAGAATGAGATATGGGATGGACGGTGATGAGCCAATGTCTCTTACAGGCATAGGCAGGGTTCTAGGTATAAGTAGAGATAGAGTAAGAAATCTAGAACGAGATGGATTAAGAGGATTGAGAAGACTTAGTGATAACGTAGAAGCCTATTTTATTTCCTGA
- the mgtE gene encoding magnesium transporter gives MNENNLETVTSLSSDLSIRENITIQLEELLVAGNYDEAKLLLEPSQPVDIADAIGSLPLILQALAFRLLKKNEAIEVYEYLDPIVQQTLLDRLRSGEVLEIVEKMSPDDRVQLFDELPAKVVRKFLSALSPGERKVTAELLGYEPETAGRLMTTEFIDLKEMQTAAEALSLVRKRAPFTETIYSLYVTDKERHLTGILSLRDLVTADPSKPIGDVMTKDVVNISTNTNQEEVARAIQRYDFLALPVVDKEKRLVGIVTVDDLIDVIEQEATRDIYAAGAVQPGDEDDYFQSSLFTIVRRRILWLLILVFANGLTTKVIAMNDQILKEIVLLAAFIPLLIGTGGNVGAQSSTVVIRGLSTQKIKSLGAIKAVLKEAITGALLGVLMMVVVFPFAWWQGEGPLIAYAVGISLISITTLAATTGAILPLLFERMRLDPALMSSPFITTVTDIAGVFIYLSTARWLLSSSSV, from the coding sequence ATGAATGAAAATAATCTCGAAACGGTTACATCCTTATCTTCAGATTTAAGTATAAGGGAAAACATTACTATTCAACTTGAAGAATTGCTAGTGGCAGGCAATTATGATGAGGCAAAGTTGCTTTTAGAACCTTCCCAGCCTGTTGATATCGCAGATGCTATTGGAAGCCTTCCATTAATATTGCAGGCACTTGCATTTAGATTGTTAAAGAAAAATGAGGCAATTGAGGTTTATGAATATTTAGATCCAATAGTTCAGCAAACTTTGTTAGACAGACTTCGTTCAGGAGAAGTTTTAGAAATCGTTGAAAAAATGTCTCCTGATGATAGGGTCCAACTTTTTGACGAATTACCTGCAAAAGTTGTGCGAAAATTCTTATCTGCCCTTAGTCCTGGTGAAAGAAAAGTAACAGCTGAATTACTTGGATATGAGCCTGAAACTGCTGGAAGATTAATGACAACGGAATTCATAGATCTAAAAGAGATGCAAACAGCGGCTGAGGCTCTTTCTTTAGTCAGAAAAAGAGCTCCATTTACAGAAACAATTTATAGCTTATACGTTACTGACAAAGAAAGACATTTAACGGGTATTCTTTCCTTGAGAGATCTTGTAACTGCTGATCCATCTAAGCCAATTGGAGATGTCATGACAAAAGATGTAGTTAATATCTCTACTAATACAAATCAAGAGGAGGTTGCAAGAGCAATTCAAAGATATGATTTTTTAGCGCTCCCAGTAGTTGATAAAGAAAAAAGACTTGTTGGTATTGTCACTGTCGATGATTTAATTGATGTTATAGAGCAAGAAGCAACAAGAGATATTTATGCGGCAGGAGCTGTCCAGCCTGGCGATGAAGATGATTATTTTCAAAGTAGTTTGTTTACGATAGTTCGGCGAAGAATTTTATGGCTTTTAATTTTGGTTTTTGCTAATGGTTTGACGACAAAAGTTATTGCAATGAATGATCAAATATTAAAAGAAATAGTTCTTCTTGCAGCATTTATTCCATTACTCATAGGTACTGGGGGAAATGTTGGAGCGCAAAGTTCAACAGTCGTCATTAGAGGTTTAAGTACTCAAAAAATAAAGTCTCTTGGTGCCATAAAGGCTGTATTAAAGGAGGCAATAACTGGAGCTCTTTTAGGTGTTTTGATGATGGTGGTAGTTTTTCCTTTTGCTTGGTGGCAAGGAGAAGGTCCTTTAATAGCATATGCGGTAGGAATAAGCTTAATATCCATAACAACTTTAGCTGCTACAACAGGTGCTATTCTTCCTTTATTATTTGAAAGAATGAGATTAGATCCAGCTTTAATGTCCTCTCCTTTCATAACTACTGTTACCGATATTGCTGGTGTATTTATTTATTTAAGTACTGCAAGATGGCTATTAAGTAGCTCTTCAGTCTAG
- a CDS encoding carbohydrate kinase family protein yields MEKNKVVCIGEALIDRIRNKSNQGFTDFLGGAPANVACALRKLKIDSTFIGSLGSDDYGKKFISQFNELGVNLDFLQIDNDSSTRVVNVDRDQFGDRFFSGFEESSYSCFADEVISKKLIEKEILNLEKSFLETKYLVTGTILLSSPISAETIFFLLEQAKKFEVRIVIDLNWREVFWDYASFSLEISEAARVDLIKKFLNHANVLKLAKEESTLFFEDENPLLISQQLSNRPDVIITDGKNPVSWYINGLQGITETPTSQKIVDTTGAGDAFLAGLISKLISSGYPTNELEIKDCIMFASVCGLLTCLGEGAIEQQPYYEKVNKFLGSLIS; encoded by the coding sequence ATGGAAAAGAATAAGGTCGTATGTATTGGAGAGGCTTTAATAGACAGAATCAGAAATAAATCAAATCAGGGATTTACAGATTTTTTGGGCGGTGCGCCTGCTAATGTTGCCTGTGCATTAAGAAAATTAAAAATAGATTCAACATTTATAGGAAGTTTGGGTAGTGATGATTATGGAAAAAAATTTATTTCGCAATTTAATGAATTGGGCGTTAATCTAGATTTCTTGCAAATAGATAATGATTCATCTACTCGCGTGGTGAATGTAGATAGAGATCAATTTGGAGATCGTTTTTTTTCAGGCTTTGAGGAAAGTTCTTATTCATGCTTCGCAGACGAAGTTATCAGTAAGAAATTGATCGAAAAAGAAATTTTAAATTTGGAGAAATCTTTTTTAGAAACAAAATATTTGGTTACCGGAACGATCTTATTATCATCTCCAATATCAGCAGAGACTATTTTTTTTCTTCTTGAACAGGCTAAAAAATTTGAAGTAAGAATTGTTATTGATTTGAATTGGAGAGAGGTATTTTGGGATTATGCAAGTTTTTCATTGGAAATTAGTGAAGCCGCGAGAGTTGATTTAATCAAGAAATTTTTAAATCATGCAAATGTCTTAAAACTTGCTAAGGAAGAATCAACTTTGTTTTTTGAGGATGAAAATCCCTTGCTAATATCTCAACAATTGTCCAATAGACCAGATGTAATAATAACCGATGGGAAAAATCCTGTTTCATGGTATATCAATGGATTGCAGGGAATTACCGAAACTCCTACTTCACAAAAAATTGTTGATACAACTGGCGCAGGTGATGCTTTTCTAGCTGGTTTAATTTCAAAATTAATTTCTTCTGGATATCCTACGAATGAACTTGAGATAAAAGATTGCATTATGTTCGCAAGTGTTTGTGGCTTATTAACTTGCCTTGGTGAAGGGGCTATCGAGCAACAGCCATATTATGAGAAGGTTAATAAATTTTTGGGATCTCTTATCTCGTAG
- a CDS encoding fluoride efflux transporter FluC: MYINSNSIIFVLFGSTFGLILRIFIQNNFKINIGFYIQNTSVVNFIASFFLGILVALNFVNNNKLFLFYTGFLGSFSTFSSFVYQLFALLKKKQFTRLFFHYIEVIILSFICFYLGYYLVQTIQ; the protein is encoded by the coding sequence TTGTATATTAATTCAAACTCAATAATTTTTGTTTTATTTGGGAGTACTTTTGGATTAATACTAAGGATTTTTATACAAAATAATTTCAAAATTAATATAGGATTTTATATTCAAAATACTTCAGTAGTAAACTTTATAGCGTCTTTTTTTTTAGGAATTTTAGTTGCATTAAATTTTGTTAATAACAATAAATTATTCTTATTTTATACTGGATTTTTAGGCAGTTTCAGTACATTTTCTTCTTTTGTATATCAACTATTTGCTTTATTAAAAAAGAAGCAATTTACGCGTTTATTTTTTCACTATATAGAGGTGATAATTCTATCTTTTATTTGCTTTTATTTAGGTTATTATTTAGTGCAAACTATTCAATGA
- a CDS encoding alpha/beta fold hydrolase, protein MSLNKSKTWKWKNWEISWSLSKESTSEKNIKILLVHGFGASKNHWRHNQDFLGKFSNCYAIDLLGFGKSSQPSALLNYEPDRENSIKYSFDLWGNQISTFCTEVIKSPVYLVGNSIGGVIALKAAEMLKNNCKGVILIDCAQRTMDDKRLKKSDILMNLLRPVLKTIVRQRIISNTLFTRAANPKVIKKILEQAYPSGKNIDKELIEILYQPSQRKNSKEAFRGFINLFDDYLATDLFDKVDAPIQLIWGEKDPWESLNEAREWQKKFRNIKRLDIINGAGHCPHDEEPEETNKLISEFLQEIK, encoded by the coding sequence GTGTCTTTAAATAAATCTAAAACTTGGAAGTGGAAAAATTGGGAAATTTCTTGGTCTTTATCAAAAGAATCTACTTCTGAAAAAAATATTAAAATTTTATTAGTTCATGGATTTGGAGCATCAAAAAACCACTGGAGACATAATCAAGATTTTCTTGGTAAATTTTCTAACTGCTACGCAATTGACTTGTTAGGATTTGGTAAAAGCAGCCAACCTAGTGCTTTATTAAATTACGAACCTGATAGAGAAAATTCAATTAAATATTCATTTGACTTATGGGGTAATCAAATATCAACATTTTGTACAGAGGTAATTAAATCTCCTGTTTACTTGGTAGGAAATTCAATTGGTGGTGTTATTGCATTGAAAGCTGCTGAAATGCTTAAGAATAATTGCAAAGGGGTCATTTTGATAGATTGTGCACAAAGAACGATGGATGATAAACGTTTAAAAAAAAGTGATATCTTAATGAATCTACTTAGACCTGTCCTTAAAACGATAGTTAGACAAAGAATAATTAGTAATACACTTTTTACAAGAGCTGCTAATCCAAAAGTTATAAAGAAAATACTTGAACAAGCTTACCCTTCAGGAAAAAATATAGATAAAGAATTGATTGAAATACTTTATCAACCCTCGCAAAGGAAAAATTCTAAAGAAGCATTTCGTGGCTTCATTAACTTATTTGATGATTATCTTGCTACTGATCTTTTCGATAAAGTTGATGCTCCAATCCAATTAATTTGGGGTGAAAAAGATCCTTGGGAATCTTTAAATGAAGCAAGAGAGTGGCAGAAAAAATTCAGGAATATTAAGAGATTAGATATTATTAATGGGGCTGGTCACTGTCCTCATGATGAAGAGCCTGAAGAAACAAATAAGTTAATATCTGAATTCCTTCAGGAAATAAAATAG